A single window of Cottoperca gobio chromosome 9, fCotGob3.1, whole genome shotgun sequence DNA harbors:
- the agtpbp1 gene encoding cytosolic carboxypeptidase 1 isoform X1, translating to MNKPKMATEKGVPSNSRVLMLLSQLERMNGETMVRDVETARQVTAKIFHLIQTQEKSGKEVMSKGSSGMEVILASLENTRDVQTTLNILYILSELLTVGRGRRVGVFVSKGGTGILFQILITASKELPPSEELMLQLHSLLAKVGPKDRKFGVKARLSGALNVTVNLTKQNLQNTKLLLPCLQVLRVYSTNSVNAISLGKNGVVELMFKIVAPYSKKNTSLLKVALDALGALLKSKTNARRAVDGGHVSVLLALYQDWHRNDTRHRHMLIRKGLLVCLRNITNIKLGRKAFIDADGMRILYNSSTDCLPVRTLDPLVNTSSLIMRKCFPKNRLPLPTIKSAFHYQLPHVPAVGPVAQLYSQPPGGRKILQLCDRPLKKVDDVVDESDDNEETDLDTENDTENEEDEKDQHTANDDIETDLNKLHPKKNPGRPFEELRVYERFFLELSEDFQGYNFESSKSASTTSSSSSASTRSTRPIIVPTAQALSPKHGPISSSQWGCNTLPSPSAPAPAPPAPLTPLELDTIHLTKDQDKKEEAHIPSPDTRTTLPSLARPLSQGQMIEQGLAHVLECVSLEEEGALNTGEEGGRGIKQEGSPVNATRHIQSPLLLGGISTRRVGGGGSNWGSDCGSEGAEDEGGEGAVLEVPDTALLLPLHDPDLYVEKVKGTHSVPQYAEVAYPDYFGHVAPTFREPLQERVYGVQRSKIFQDIERLIHPNDIVDKVVYDLDIPSCPVIEDDGESLKFNSQFESGNLRKAVQVRKYEYDLVLNSDINSNHYHQWFYFEVSGMRVGAPYRFNIINSEKSNSQFNYGMQVLMYSVQEAISGKPRWVRTGTDICYYKNHFARSSIAAGGQKGKSYYTMTFSTSFSHKDDVCYFAYHYPYTYSTLKMHLSKLEALRTPQIYLRQDVLCETLGGNSCPLLTITAMPESNSNDYICQFRNRPLIFLSARVHPGETNASWVMKGTLEFLMGTSPLAASLRESYIFKIVPMLNPDGVVNGNHRCSLSGEDLNRQWQNPNPELHPTIYHTKSLLQYLAHTQRAPLVFCDYHGHSRKKNVFMYGCSVKETVWQSNISATSSDLQEDLGYRALPKILSQIAPAFSMASCSFVVERSKESTARVVVWREIGVQRSYTMESTLCGCDQGKYKGLQIGTRELEEMGAQFCVALLRLKRLTGLRNHQHLLDLESDIIGTQSKVVSSSTTTYVMEEDEPSFLEAIDYSAESNDEDAEPENEHATEVQENPDHIDQLSDSENNHRE from the exons ATGAACAAACCCAAAATGGCCACAGAGAAAGG CGTTCCCAGTAACTCCAGGGTACTGATGCTCCTGAGTCAACTGGAGAGGATGAATGGAGAGACCATGGTGAGGGATGTCGAAACAGCAAGACAGGTCACTGCAAAGATATTTCATCTCATACAGACACAGg agaagaGCGGAAAAGAGGTGATGTCCAAAGGCTCCAGTGGCATGGAGGTCATCCTGGCTTCACTGGAG AACACCAGGGATGTCCAGACCACTcttaacattttgtacattcTTAGTGAGCTGCTGACTGTGG GTAGAGGCCGCAGGGTGGGAGTATTTGTGTCTAAAGGAGGAACAGGAATACTATTCCAGATTCTGATCACTGCCAGTAAAGAGCTGCCTCCCAGTGAAGAACTCatgctgcagcttcactcacTGCTTGCCAAGGTTGGCCCAAAAG acagaaaGTTTGGAGTGAAGGCGCGTTTGAGCGGAGCGCTGAACGTCACGGTCAATTTAACGAAACAGAACCTACAGAATACcaagctgctgctgccctgCCTGCAGGTTCTCAGGGTTTACTCCACCAACT CGGTGAATGCTATTTCTTTGGGCAAGAACGGAGTGGTGGAGCTCATGTTCAAGATTGTGGCGCCGTACAGCAAGAAGAACACCAGCCTGCTTAA GGTAGCTCTGGACGCACTGGGAGCACTGCTCAAATCCA AGACGAATGCGCGCCGTGCAGTGGATGGTGGACACGTGTCTGTCTTGCTGGCTCTCTACCAGGACTGGCATCGCAATGACACACGCCATCGCCACATGCTGATTCGCAAAGGTCTGCTGGTCTGCCTCAGGAACATCACCAACATCAAGCTCGGCAGGAAAGCATTCATAGACGCTGACGGCATGAGGATCCTCTACAACTCCTCCACT GACTGTCTCCCGGTAAGGACTCTGGATCCACTTGTCAACACTTCAAGTCTCATCATGAGGAAGTGTTTTCCTAAGAACCGTCTGCCTCTGCCCACCATCAAATCGGCTTTCCACTACCAGCTGCCACACGTACCTGCTGTAGGGCCTGTAGCTCAGCTGTACAGCCAGCCACCTGGgg GAAGAAAGATTCTTCAGCTCTGCGACAGGCCCTTAAAGAAGG TGGATGATGTGGTGGATGAAAGTGACGATAACGAGGAGACAGACTTGGACACAGAGAACGATACGGAGAATGAAGAGGACGAGAAGGATCAGCATACTGCG AATGATGACATAGAGACGGACCTAAACAAGCTACATCCCAAAAAGAACCCTGGCCGTCCGTTTGAGGAGTTGAGGGTCTATGAGAGGTTCTTCTTGGAGCTTTCTGAAGACTTCCAG GGTTATAACTTCGAATCCTCAAAGAGTGCCTCTACcacatcctcatcatcatcagcctcaACTCGATCCACTCGGCCAATCATCGTGCCCACAGCTCAAGCCCTGTCCCCAAAGCACGGCCCCATATCGAGCTCTCAGTGGGGCTGCAACACCCTGCCGTCTCCTTCAGCTCCCGCTCctgctccccctgctcctcTAACACCTCTAGAACTGGACACCATCCATCTCACCAAGGACCAAGACAAAAAAGAGGAGGCTCACATTCCTTCTCCCGACACACGTACAACATTGCCCTCCCTCGCCAGGCCTTTGTCTCAAGGGCAGATGATAGAACAGGGCCTAGCACATGTGTTGGAGTGTGTCTCTCTAGAAGAGGAGGGGGCTCTGAAcacaggagaagaaggaggaaggggaATCAAACAAGAAGGATCCCCAGTCAATGCCACAAGACACATACAGTCTCCTCTGCTTTTGGGTGGTATCTCTACACGTCGtgtgggaggaggaggcagtAACTGGGGTTCAGATTGCGGCTCAGAGGGAGCCGAGGATGAGGGAGGGGAAGGAGCCGTTCTGGAGGTGCCAGACACGGCGCTGCTCCTCCCGCTGCACGACCCCGACCTTTACGTGGAGAAGGTGAAGGGAACACACTCCGTACCCCAGTACGCTGAAGTGGCTTACCCAGACTACTTTGGCCATGTAGCCCCAACATTTAGAGAACCCCTTCAGGAGAGAGTTTATGGTGTACAGAG GTCTAAAATATTCCAGGACATCGAGAGGTTGATTCATCCCAATGATATCGTGGATAAAGTAGTTTACGACCTGGACATTCCTAG CTGTCCTGTGATTGAAGACGATGGGGAATCACTGAAGTTCAACTCTCAGTTCGAGTCTGGCAACCTCAGGAAGGCAGTTCAAGTTAGGAA ATATGAGTACGACCTCGTGCTGAATTCAGACATCAACAGTAATCACTACCACCAGTGGTTCTACTTTGAGGTGAGCGGCATGCGTGTTGGAGCCCCCTACCGCTTCAACATCATCAACTCTGAGAAGTCAAACAGCCAGTTCAACTACG gcatgcAGGTGCTGATGTACTCTGTGCAGGAGGCGATCAGTGGCAAGCCTCGCTGGGTCAGAACAGGAACAGACATCTGTTACTACAA GAATCACTTTGCGAGGAGCTCCATTGCAGCCGGTGGTCAGAAAGGAAAGTCCTATTACACAATGACCTTCAGCACAAGCTTCAGCCACAAGGATGATGTCTGCTACTTCGCCTATCATTACCCTTATACCTACTCCACTCTAAAG ATGCACCTGTCCAAACTGGAGGCTTTGAGGACCCCTCAGATCTACCTGAGACAGGACGTCTTGTGTGAAACTCTGGGGGGAAACAGCTGTCCCCTTCTCACCATCACTGCCATGCCGGAGTCCAACTCCAATGATTACATCTGTCAATTTA GGAATCGTCCATTGATCTTCCTGTCGGCCAGAGTGCATCCTGGAGAGACCAACGCCAGCTGGGTAATGAAGGGCACGCTGGAGTTCCTGATGGGCACCAGCCCACTGGCAGCCAGCCTGAGAGAGTCCTACATCTTCAAGATAGTCCCCATGCTCAACCCTGATGGAGTTGTGAACGGAAA tcaccGTTGTTCTCTGAGTGGAGAGGATTTGAATCGCCAGTGGCAGAATCCCAATCCTGAGCTTCACCCCACCATCTACCACACTAAGAGCCTGCTGCAGtaccttgcacacacacaaagggcaCCACTG GTGTTTTGCGACTACCACGGTCATTCCAGGAAGAAGAATGTTTTCATGTACGGCTGCAGTGTGAAGGAGACAGTCTGGCAGTCCAATATCAGTGCTACGTCCAGTGATTTACAGGAGGACCTTGGATAcagg GCACTTCCTAAGATCCTGTCCCAGATCGCCCCGGCCTTCAGCATGGCAAGCTGTAGTTTTGTTGTGGAGCGCTCCAAAGAGTCAACCGCCCGCGTTGTTGTATGGAGAGAGATAGGAGTGCAACGCAGCTACACCATGGAGAGCACGCTCTGTGGTTGTGACCAGGGCAAATATAAG GGTCTTCAGATCGGCaccagagagctggaggagatggGAGCTCAGTTCTGCGTCGCCCTGCTGAGGCTGAAGAGGCTGACGGGGCTCCGCAATCACCAACACCTGCTAGATTTAGAGAGCGATATCATTGGGACACAGTCCAAAGTGGTCAG cagcagcaccactaCCTACGTGATGGAGGAGGACGAGCCGTCCTTTCTGGAGGCAATAGACTACAGCGCAGAGAGCAACGATGAGGACGCAGAGCCGGAAAACGAGCACGCCACCGAAGTCCAAGAGAATCCCGATCACATCGATCAACTGTCAGACTCTGAGAACAATCACAGGGAATAA
- the agtpbp1 gene encoding cytosolic carboxypeptidase 1 isoform X2: MNKPKMATEKGVPSNSRVLMLLSQLERMNGETMVRDVETARQVTAKIFHLIQTQEKSGKEVMSKGSSGMEVILASLENTRDVQTTLNILYILSELLTVGRGRRVGVFVSKGGTGILFQILITASKELPPSEELMLQLHSLLAKVGPKDRKFGVKARLSGALNVTVNLTKQNLQNTKLLLPCLQVLRVYSTNSVNAISLGKNGVVELMFKIVAPYSKKNTSLLKVALDALGALLKSKTNARRAVDGGHVSVLLALYQDWHRNDTRHRHMLIRKGLLVCLRNITNIKLGRKAFIDADGMRILYNSSTDCLPVRTLDPLVNTSSLIMRKCFPKNRLPLPTIKSAFHYQLPHVPAVGPVAQLYSQPPGGRKILQLCDRPLKKVDDVVDESDDNEETDLDTENDTENEEDEKDQHTANDDIETDLNKLHPKKNPGRPFEELRVYERFFLELSEDFQGYNFESSKSASTTSSSSSASTRSTRPIIVPTAQALSPKHGPISSSQWGCNTLPSPSAPAPAPPAPLTPLELDTIHLTKDQDKKEEAHIPSPDTRTTLPSLARPLSQGQMIEQGLAHVLECVSLEEEGALNTGEEGGRGIKQEGSPVNATRHIQSPLLLGGISTRRVGGGGSNWGSDCGSEGAEDEGGEGAVLEVPDTALLLPLHDPDLYVEKVKGTHSVPQYAEVAYPDYFGHVAPTFREPLQERVYGVQRSKIFQDIERLIHPNDIVDKVVYDLDIPSCPVIEDDGESLKFNSQFESGNLRKAVQVRKYEYDLVLNSDINSNHYHQWFYFEVSGMRVGAPYRFNIINSEKSNSQFNYGMQVLMYSVQEAISGKPRWVRTGTDICYYKNHFARSSIAAGGQKGKSYYTMTFSTSFSHKDDVCYFAYHYPYTYSTLKMHLSKLEALRTPQIYLRQDVLCETLGGNSCPLLTITAMPESNSNDYICQFRNRPLIFLSARVHPGETNASWVMKGTLEFLMGTSPLAASLRESYIFKIVPMLNPDGVVNGNHRCSLSGEDLNRQWQNPNPELHPTIYHTKSLLQYLAHTQRAPLVFCDYHGHSRKKNVFMYGCSVKETVWQSNISATSSDLQEDLGYRALPKILSQIAPAFSMASCSFVVERSKESTARVVVWREIGVQRSYTMESTLCGCDQGKYKGLQIGTRELEEMGAQFCVALLRLKRLTGLRNHQHLLDLESDIIGTQSKVVSSTTTYVMEEDEPSFLEAIDYSAESNDEDAEPENEHATEVQENPDHIDQLSDSENNHRE; this comes from the exons ATGAACAAACCCAAAATGGCCACAGAGAAAGG CGTTCCCAGTAACTCCAGGGTACTGATGCTCCTGAGTCAACTGGAGAGGATGAATGGAGAGACCATGGTGAGGGATGTCGAAACAGCAAGACAGGTCACTGCAAAGATATTTCATCTCATACAGACACAGg agaagaGCGGAAAAGAGGTGATGTCCAAAGGCTCCAGTGGCATGGAGGTCATCCTGGCTTCACTGGAG AACACCAGGGATGTCCAGACCACTcttaacattttgtacattcTTAGTGAGCTGCTGACTGTGG GTAGAGGCCGCAGGGTGGGAGTATTTGTGTCTAAAGGAGGAACAGGAATACTATTCCAGATTCTGATCACTGCCAGTAAAGAGCTGCCTCCCAGTGAAGAACTCatgctgcagcttcactcacTGCTTGCCAAGGTTGGCCCAAAAG acagaaaGTTTGGAGTGAAGGCGCGTTTGAGCGGAGCGCTGAACGTCACGGTCAATTTAACGAAACAGAACCTACAGAATACcaagctgctgctgccctgCCTGCAGGTTCTCAGGGTTTACTCCACCAACT CGGTGAATGCTATTTCTTTGGGCAAGAACGGAGTGGTGGAGCTCATGTTCAAGATTGTGGCGCCGTACAGCAAGAAGAACACCAGCCTGCTTAA GGTAGCTCTGGACGCACTGGGAGCACTGCTCAAATCCA AGACGAATGCGCGCCGTGCAGTGGATGGTGGACACGTGTCTGTCTTGCTGGCTCTCTACCAGGACTGGCATCGCAATGACACACGCCATCGCCACATGCTGATTCGCAAAGGTCTGCTGGTCTGCCTCAGGAACATCACCAACATCAAGCTCGGCAGGAAAGCATTCATAGACGCTGACGGCATGAGGATCCTCTACAACTCCTCCACT GACTGTCTCCCGGTAAGGACTCTGGATCCACTTGTCAACACTTCAAGTCTCATCATGAGGAAGTGTTTTCCTAAGAACCGTCTGCCTCTGCCCACCATCAAATCGGCTTTCCACTACCAGCTGCCACACGTACCTGCTGTAGGGCCTGTAGCTCAGCTGTACAGCCAGCCACCTGGgg GAAGAAAGATTCTTCAGCTCTGCGACAGGCCCTTAAAGAAGG TGGATGATGTGGTGGATGAAAGTGACGATAACGAGGAGACAGACTTGGACACAGAGAACGATACGGAGAATGAAGAGGACGAGAAGGATCAGCATACTGCG AATGATGACATAGAGACGGACCTAAACAAGCTACATCCCAAAAAGAACCCTGGCCGTCCGTTTGAGGAGTTGAGGGTCTATGAGAGGTTCTTCTTGGAGCTTTCTGAAGACTTCCAG GGTTATAACTTCGAATCCTCAAAGAGTGCCTCTACcacatcctcatcatcatcagcctcaACTCGATCCACTCGGCCAATCATCGTGCCCACAGCTCAAGCCCTGTCCCCAAAGCACGGCCCCATATCGAGCTCTCAGTGGGGCTGCAACACCCTGCCGTCTCCTTCAGCTCCCGCTCctgctccccctgctcctcTAACACCTCTAGAACTGGACACCATCCATCTCACCAAGGACCAAGACAAAAAAGAGGAGGCTCACATTCCTTCTCCCGACACACGTACAACATTGCCCTCCCTCGCCAGGCCTTTGTCTCAAGGGCAGATGATAGAACAGGGCCTAGCACATGTGTTGGAGTGTGTCTCTCTAGAAGAGGAGGGGGCTCTGAAcacaggagaagaaggaggaaggggaATCAAACAAGAAGGATCCCCAGTCAATGCCACAAGACACATACAGTCTCCTCTGCTTTTGGGTGGTATCTCTACACGTCGtgtgggaggaggaggcagtAACTGGGGTTCAGATTGCGGCTCAGAGGGAGCCGAGGATGAGGGAGGGGAAGGAGCCGTTCTGGAGGTGCCAGACACGGCGCTGCTCCTCCCGCTGCACGACCCCGACCTTTACGTGGAGAAGGTGAAGGGAACACACTCCGTACCCCAGTACGCTGAAGTGGCTTACCCAGACTACTTTGGCCATGTAGCCCCAACATTTAGAGAACCCCTTCAGGAGAGAGTTTATGGTGTACAGAG GTCTAAAATATTCCAGGACATCGAGAGGTTGATTCATCCCAATGATATCGTGGATAAAGTAGTTTACGACCTGGACATTCCTAG CTGTCCTGTGATTGAAGACGATGGGGAATCACTGAAGTTCAACTCTCAGTTCGAGTCTGGCAACCTCAGGAAGGCAGTTCAAGTTAGGAA ATATGAGTACGACCTCGTGCTGAATTCAGACATCAACAGTAATCACTACCACCAGTGGTTCTACTTTGAGGTGAGCGGCATGCGTGTTGGAGCCCCCTACCGCTTCAACATCATCAACTCTGAGAAGTCAAACAGCCAGTTCAACTACG gcatgcAGGTGCTGATGTACTCTGTGCAGGAGGCGATCAGTGGCAAGCCTCGCTGGGTCAGAACAGGAACAGACATCTGTTACTACAA GAATCACTTTGCGAGGAGCTCCATTGCAGCCGGTGGTCAGAAAGGAAAGTCCTATTACACAATGACCTTCAGCACAAGCTTCAGCCACAAGGATGATGTCTGCTACTTCGCCTATCATTACCCTTATACCTACTCCACTCTAAAG ATGCACCTGTCCAAACTGGAGGCTTTGAGGACCCCTCAGATCTACCTGAGACAGGACGTCTTGTGTGAAACTCTGGGGGGAAACAGCTGTCCCCTTCTCACCATCACTGCCATGCCGGAGTCCAACTCCAATGATTACATCTGTCAATTTA GGAATCGTCCATTGATCTTCCTGTCGGCCAGAGTGCATCCTGGAGAGACCAACGCCAGCTGGGTAATGAAGGGCACGCTGGAGTTCCTGATGGGCACCAGCCCACTGGCAGCCAGCCTGAGAGAGTCCTACATCTTCAAGATAGTCCCCATGCTCAACCCTGATGGAGTTGTGAACGGAAA tcaccGTTGTTCTCTGAGTGGAGAGGATTTGAATCGCCAGTGGCAGAATCCCAATCCTGAGCTTCACCCCACCATCTACCACACTAAGAGCCTGCTGCAGtaccttgcacacacacaaagggcaCCACTG GTGTTTTGCGACTACCACGGTCATTCCAGGAAGAAGAATGTTTTCATGTACGGCTGCAGTGTGAAGGAGACAGTCTGGCAGTCCAATATCAGTGCTACGTCCAGTGATTTACAGGAGGACCTTGGATAcagg GCACTTCCTAAGATCCTGTCCCAGATCGCCCCGGCCTTCAGCATGGCAAGCTGTAGTTTTGTTGTGGAGCGCTCCAAAGAGTCAACCGCCCGCGTTGTTGTATGGAGAGAGATAGGAGTGCAACGCAGCTACACCATGGAGAGCACGCTCTGTGGTTGTGACCAGGGCAAATATAAG GGTCTTCAGATCGGCaccagagagctggaggagatggGAGCTCAGTTCTGCGTCGCCCTGCTGAGGCTGAAGAGGCTGACGGGGCTCCGCAATCACCAACACCTGCTAGATTTAGAGAGCGATATCATTGGGACACAGTCCAAAGTGGTCAG cagcaccactaCCTACGTGATGGAGGAGGACGAGCCGTCCTTTCTGGAGGCAATAGACTACAGCGCAGAGAGCAACGATGAGGACGCAGAGCCGGAAAACGAGCACGCCACCGAAGTCCAAGAGAATCCCGATCACATCGATCAACTGTCAGACTCTGAGAACAATCACAGGGAATAA